A window of the Streptomyces sp. NBC_00250 genome harbors these coding sequences:
- the xylB gene encoding xylulokinase, whose protein sequence is MPTSRSVVIGVDSSTQSTKAAVVDADTGELLALGRAPHTVTGTAGARESDPEEWWTALATAVRTAVRDAGVPADAVTGIAVAGQQHGLVTLGADGRPLRPALLWNDTRSAPQAAALAARLGGPDAWQARTGSMPVASMTAAKWQWLRAHEPHVAAAVAGVRLPHDHLTERLSGVAVTDPGDASGTCWYGTAEGAYDPEILDLIGLDPALLPTVAPGGATRVGTLTPAAAEALGLPRTVVVAAGTGDNMAAAVGLGLGGAGLLDHPVVSLGTSGTVFAATRARPADPGLAGFAATDGTYLPLGCTLNCTLAVDRFATLLGLDREDAAPGGDVVVLPYLDGERTPDLPHAAGLVTGLRHGTDPRSVLGAAYEGAAFTVLRALDRLLVACGLDPSDPAVRDRPLRLIGGGARGRAWTETVRRLSGRPLMVPAADELVALGAAALAAGAVTGADPVALTTAWDTGSGELLPPVARDEETWSRIEGVLSAATPTLLGGPVPS, encoded by the coding sequence AGGCCGCGGTCGTCGACGCCGACACCGGCGAGCTCCTCGCCCTCGGCCGCGCCCCGCACACCGTCACCGGCACCGCCGGCGCGCGCGAGAGCGACCCCGAGGAATGGTGGACCGCCCTCGCCACGGCCGTCCGCACGGCGGTACGGGACGCGGGCGTCCCGGCCGACGCCGTCACCGGCATCGCCGTCGCAGGGCAGCAGCACGGCCTCGTCACCCTCGGAGCCGACGGACGCCCCCTGCGCCCCGCGCTGCTCTGGAACGACACCCGCTCGGCGCCCCAGGCCGCCGCCCTCGCCGCCCGCCTCGGCGGTCCCGACGCCTGGCAGGCACGCACCGGTTCGATGCCCGTCGCCTCCATGACCGCCGCCAAGTGGCAGTGGCTGCGCGCGCACGAACCGCACGTCGCGGCGGCCGTCGCCGGGGTCCGGCTCCCGCACGACCACCTCACCGAGCGCCTCTCGGGCGTCGCCGTGACCGACCCCGGGGACGCCTCCGGGACCTGCTGGTACGGAACCGCCGAAGGCGCGTACGACCCCGAGATCCTGGACCTCATCGGTCTCGACCCGGCGCTGCTGCCCACCGTCGCCCCCGGCGGCGCCACCCGCGTCGGCACCCTGACCCCGGCCGCCGCCGAGGCCCTCGGGCTGCCCCGTACCGTCGTCGTCGCAGCGGGGACCGGCGACAACATGGCCGCGGCCGTCGGCCTCGGCCTCGGCGGCGCGGGACTCCTCGACCATCCGGTCGTCAGCCTCGGCACCTCCGGCACCGTCTTCGCCGCGACCCGCGCCCGCCCGGCCGACCCCGGACTCGCCGGCTTCGCCGCCACCGACGGCACGTACCTCCCGCTCGGCTGCACCCTCAACTGCACCCTGGCGGTGGACCGGTTCGCCACACTCCTCGGCCTGGACCGGGAGGACGCGGCGCCGGGGGGAGACGTGGTGGTCCTGCCGTACCTCGACGGCGAACGCACCCCCGACCTGCCCCACGCGGCGGGGCTCGTCACCGGCCTCCGGCACGGCACGGACCCCCGATCGGTCCTCGGTGCCGCCTACGAAGGCGCGGCCTTCACGGTCCTGCGCGCCCTCGACCGACTCCTCGTCGCCTGCGGCCTCGACCCGTCGGATCCCGCCGTACGGGACCGGCCGCTGCGCCTGATCGGCGGCGGCGCGCGGGGCCGCGCCTGGACCGAGACCGTCCGCAGGCTCTCCGGGCGCCCCCTGATGGTCCCGGCCGCCGACGAACTCGTCGCCCTCGGCGCGGCGGCCCTGGCGGCCGGCGCGGTGACGGGCGCGGACCCGGTGGCCCTGACGACGGCCTGGGACACGGGGTCGGGCGAGCTCCTTCCCCCGGTCGCGCGTGACGAGGAGACCTGGAGCCGTATCGAGGGGGTCCTGTCCGCCGCCACGCCGACACTGCTGGGCGGCCCGGTCCCGTCGTGA
- a CDS encoding ketopantoate reductase family protein, translating into MKILVVGAGATGGYFGALLARAGQDVTFLVRPARAAVLRERGLRVVGRDEEWVLAPRLVTADALDSPYDLVLLSVKSTGLDRAIEDTAPAVGPDTAVVPLLNGLAHIDALNARFGASAVLGGVAKVVTTLDDTGDIRRLAPLAHLTLGEQDGTDSARVAKIRAVLDGSGIASPEPEHVITAMWHKWVFITTFGAVTSLMRGTVGDVYDAPGGPALGPALLDEAAAVAAAAGHPVPEAERAATLAVVSASGSPMVPSLYRDLTAGHPTEVEHLFGDLTTRARALGVATPLLDLATLHLRVHQRRITATAGAGA; encoded by the coding sequence ATGAAGATCCTGGTCGTCGGCGCCGGTGCCACCGGTGGCTATTTCGGAGCCCTGCTCGCCCGCGCCGGACAGGACGTCACCTTCCTGGTCCGTCCTGCCAGGGCGGCGGTGCTGCGGGAGCGCGGGCTGCGGGTGGTGGGCCGGGACGAGGAGTGGGTCCTCGCGCCCCGCCTCGTGACGGCCGACGCGCTCGACTCCCCGTACGACCTGGTCCTGCTGTCGGTGAAGTCCACCGGCCTGGACAGGGCGATCGAGGACACCGCGCCGGCCGTCGGGCCGGACACGGCCGTCGTGCCGCTCCTCAACGGTCTCGCCCACATCGACGCCCTCAACGCCCGCTTCGGGGCCTCGGCCGTCCTCGGCGGCGTGGCCAAGGTGGTGACCACGCTCGACGACACGGGTGACATCCGGCGGCTCGCCCCGCTGGCCCATCTGACGCTCGGCGAGCAGGACGGCACGGACTCCGCGCGCGTGGCGAAGATCAGGGCGGTCCTCGACGGCTCGGGAATCGCGTCGCCGGAGCCGGAGCACGTGATCACGGCGATGTGGCACAAGTGGGTGTTCATCACGACCTTCGGCGCCGTGACGAGCCTGATGCGGGGCACGGTGGGCGATGTGTACGACGCACCGGGCGGTCCCGCACTCGGCCCGGCGCTGCTCGACGAGGCGGCCGCCGTCGCCGCCGCGGCAGGACACCCCGTACCGGAGGCGGAGCGGGCGGCGACGCTCGCCGTGGTCTCGGCGTCGGGCTCGCCGATGGTCCCGTCCCTCTACCGCGATCTCACGGCGGGGCACCCGACCGAGGTCGAGCACCTCTTCGGCGACCTGACCACCCGCGCGCGTGCCTTGGGGGTGGCGACCCCGCTCCTCGACCTGGCGACCCTGCACCTGCGGGTGCACCAGCGGCGCATCACGGCGACGGCGGGCGCCGGGGCCTGA
- a CDS encoding winged helix-turn-helix transcriptional regulator has product MTLPRDYRGQTCALARSMEIVGERWTLLILRDAFYGVRRFGEFAAHLGVPRAVLTDRLTTLTGAGVLERRPEPGTGRREVYALTPKGVALWPAVRALTAWGEEFHAADGGPRRVFLHAGDEAPLDADGRCTRCGAAVPVADVLVAPGPGLTPSAPDDDPVTAALARPHRLLHPLLTTAPSGRSTRGPQR; this is encoded by the coding sequence ATGACCCTTCCGCGCGACTACCGCGGCCAGACCTGCGCCCTCGCCCGCTCGATGGAGATCGTCGGCGAGCGCTGGACGCTGCTGATCCTGCGCGACGCCTTCTACGGGGTGCGCAGGTTCGGGGAGTTCGCCGCGCACCTGGGCGTACCCCGGGCCGTCCTCACCGACCGGCTCACCACCCTCACCGGGGCGGGCGTCCTGGAGCGCCGCCCCGAGCCGGGCACGGGCCGCCGCGAGGTGTACGCGCTCACGCCCAAGGGAGTCGCGCTCTGGCCGGCCGTCCGCGCGCTGACCGCCTGGGGCGAGGAGTTCCACGCGGCGGACGGCGGCCCGCGCCGCGTCTTCCTGCACGCCGGGGACGAGGCCCCGCTCGACGCGGACGGACGCTGTACGCGCTGCGGCGCGGCCGTACCCGTCGCGGACGTCCTGGTCGCCCCCGGCCCCGGGCTCACCCCGTCCGCCCCTGACGACGACCCGGTGACGGCCGCGCTCGCCCGGCCGCACCGGCTGCTCCATCCCCTGCTCACCACCGCGCCCTCGGGGCGCTCCACGAGAGGTCCACAACGATGA
- a CDS encoding DUF1349 domain-containing protein has translation MNVDDSPPLGLRWMTDPAAWSLSGDVLTVSAAPRTDVFTDPVGGAARRDAAMALTAPPDGDWQFSARLRVGFRSAWDAGALIVRYDDDHWAKLNFEQAPDGAPSVYSVVTRGRSDDALAGPVPGDALWLRISRIGEGFAFHVSDDGGFWRLVRQFALDGPDPVRVGIEVQSPVGEGCRVDFDELRLAPTTLAHLFDGR, from the coding sequence ATGAACGTCGACGACTCGCCCCCGCTCGGCCTGCGTTGGATGACCGACCCGGCCGCCTGGTCCCTCTCCGGTGACGTCCTGACCGTCTCCGCCGCCCCCCGCACGGACGTCTTCACGGACCCCGTCGGCGGGGCGGCGCGACGAGACGCCGCCATGGCTCTGACCGCTCCGCCGGACGGCGACTGGCAGTTCTCGGCCCGGCTGCGCGTCGGCTTCCGGTCCGCGTGGGACGCGGGGGCGCTCATCGTCCGGTACGACGACGACCACTGGGCGAAGCTCAACTTCGAGCAGGCGCCCGACGGCGCTCCGAGCGTCTACTCGGTCGTCACCCGCGGGCGGTCCGACGACGCGCTCGCGGGCCCGGTCCCGGGAGACGCGCTGTGGCTGCGCATCAGCCGGATCGGCGAGGGCTTCGCCTTCCACGTCTCGGACGACGGCGGCTTCTGGCGCCTGGTGCGGCAGTTCGCCCTGGACGGCCCCGATCCCGTACGGGTCGGCATCGAGGTCCAGTCACCCGTCGGCGAGGGATGCCGCGTCGACTTCGACGAACTCCGTCTCGCCCCGACGACCCTGGCCCACCTCTTCGACGGTCGCTGA